The region atcacaaatatttttcatattttaattcaatcatattaacctataaaaatcaatttctattcactacattaaaatattaatataaatattttttaaaaaaaattaccgaAAAATTTGAGTTCTGACAGTGTTTCCTCGGTGGTCCGGCAGTAGTCAGATGCACTCCGACGATTTGAGAATGACAagctcaaactcgaaaaatagtttaaagttatttttttttaacaattttacgaaaaattaaataagctaTTCGATTAAACCGGAAATGTTTTCATTGAATATTAATTTCAGTCgcaccaaacaaacaaaaaaaaatttcataaattatttttcgtcaaaacaaacggatcTTACATTTCTTCATATTAGATAAGATTAGGATCGCCTTTGTATTCAAATTTCAATATGAATTAaaatgcttagaaaaaaaaaataaggaatttaaataaaaggaaaaatgctTCCATGTATGTATTAGTTTAGTTATATGATGTAATTGCTAAAGTAAAAAAGTTTGGTTTCtttgaaatttctatccaaaaaGTTATATACATGCTATCATGAAATAAAGACGCCACTTTAAATCCTATTATTTGTGAtatagaaaattacaaatatatgtggatatatatatatatttaaaaataaaaaaaaaagaaaaaaaaaagaagaaaaaaccaaacTCCCCTGTTTTGTCTCAATAATTATACCAAGGATCCGGATCCAGATCTTTTAGTAATTTTATGTTTGAAAGCaatttggaccaaaaaaaaatgtaaaaaaaagaagaagaaaacatatGAAATTCATTTGCTCCAACAGATAGATGAACCGTCCAAAACTTGTTAGtgcaaataaattaaaaaaaaaaattattaacaattcgAATAATCAAATTGCTGAAAATCAGTACAAAGCCCCATTGTTCTGCCTTAGTATGCAAATGGCCCTCATGTCAGGGCAAGAGGCCGACCAAGCAATGTAAGTTGTGTAATTGTGTCACGTCAGGAGGGCCCTCGCCTTGCAATTTTGGCCTCTTCTACGCAAAGTTAGCCTTTGgaagcccctctctctcttatcATTTCATGCTTCATTCCCCTTCCATCAAAATTATAGCACATACAAATATGGCGGCTTTCAAGGTAGCTATCAAGTTGTTACTTGTTAATGTAATTATTGCATTATTAGTACCACCAATTATTAACTCCCATATTCATTTCAATGAACCATCCACCTTGTACCTTTTTGGCATCACCAACCAAAATGCCCCTACAGACACTCCTACATCAACACTTTGCCCCTTTATTCATACATTAATACATACTTTTTGCTCAACTTAGGGTTGGGTATACCCTGCACAGTCGCTAGAGTTCATCAAAAGTAGAACAAGTTTCCATGTCACATTCAAAGTTGAAGGTTCCTGGTTACCTTGCATTCCTACTAGTAGAGTACTATATCACACTCatcaaatgaaatagaaaaatggaaataataGGATTAAAGATATGGGTCACCTAGACAATCATTATGCAAAATCacaaccaattataagattaagaattgaatttgaatctcttataattttttgttcaaagtaCAAGAATATGATAAACTACAAGAGACCGTGAGATAAGCTCTCTGCACAAACAACTTGCTTGAGCGGGTGCGTTCATCTTCAAGTAAGAAGGCCccatcaaaacattttcatgACTTTTAGCCCAATtctaaagaataagaaaattcGAGAGATTCCCAAAATCTCAGTTATAAAGAATCCGATCCACCGTAACCGCTCTTATTTCTTAGACTTTGCTGCTCGTCTTTTTATTTCATATGCATTCTCTCAAAAATCAATGGGGCATTAggttataaaacaaaaaaagatataCTAAAGTTTAGATCTTAATATCCTCAAGATTTAAAAGTTGTCTTCTTTCCTTTGCTTGGGAACCTTACAAATTGTTTGGGATGAATTAGGATAGTCTATAATTATCTTATCGAAATGTAAATAATTCaagcaggtgattgtgagagaccacgtACTTATGAGAATCATCTAATCGAATAAGTGGTTGGAcggtccaatttttatttggtcagacgAGTCTCATAAATAGTTTCTAATAATCACTTACTCGAACTCTCTATCTTTTAGACAGATAATTATATATGATCCTGATCCGTTTGAAATAACCTATTGCTAGCTTGAGGCTTATGAGCTAATTTTCTCggaaacaactaaaattaatgtCGCAACAGTAATGTGTCTAAGATTATTTTCCCATGGTTGCTCACCTGCTTGGTAGGTCTTCTTTTCCCCCGATGAGTTATTTAAATTACTTTTAGGTTACTAACGAACATTAATATGACTTTAGGGTTACCGTTTGTTTGCCAACTGCATCGAATACTAGAAGGTGGGATCAATAatatgggaaaaaaaatcatttaattgGTGATTGGTCGAATGTCCAAGTttccaaataattaaattaaattcaattgtgattttaattttttaaacgtcatattaattttgagagctagaataaaaatatgataaaaagatAGTTAGTAgtattactcttgtttttttggAAGCTATGGTATTAAAAAAACTATGATTGTTAACAGGAAGCTCCTAATCCTTgcaatattttagaaaaaaaaaaaattattttattgggtGATATCCTCATTTACAAGACtagtttaaaataaagttttaaagaTTATAAATCTAAAAGGAACACAAatgttttaaacaaattttaaagattatagttttctcttaaaatattttacatttaaaaaaaaaaaaattagattgaAACAAACACCGCTAAACTTGCAAATTCAttaccaaaataacaaaaacgaAATTCCGCTTGAAATTTGGAATAATTTATACGTGTCACAGAATGAGTTGACCAACCTGAAGAGCTTGGCTGGTTCCATTCCCTCCGGTAAATTTTATCGTCTTGAAAAATCAAATACGTACCACAGTCAAAGTCAAAAACGTAGAAAGGTAAGAGTCCACAGTTCGGGCGGCTGCGATAGCCTTGGATTGAAGACTTATCGAACGGCGGGTCCTACATCATCGTAGCGAAGATGATCATCAACCCAAAACCTGGTGGTCCTGGTCGTTCACCTACCATATCAAAATAGAGGGCTCGTACTTCAACAAGAACTACACCAGATTCTAAAGGGGTGCTTGGTAATTTCAAGGTTTCTTCACAAAAGCAAAGAAAGATCACAGTAATTATCACcttctttaattatatttaattaattagataaatgCCTTTGAAACGTCACCTTCCCTCAATTTCTGAAAAGATCTGATATGACCCGATATCAAATCATGGATCCACGGGTTTTGTCCCTTTTGTAATCCCCGGTGTTCCCTTGTCTACCAAGTTTAATTATCACTTACCAACCAAATAAGGCCATTGAGTACAGAGCCACACGGTTATTATCAAGAATAATTTATCACGTTTCaactaaattatatatatataaaaaaaagcattataattgtttttaataTAAGAAAAGATGTAGTGATGGATCTTATTTAAAATTCCTAATTTAAGAAATTATATTGAGTTTTTACTTTTGCATTTCTTATTTGTCGAAATGTTAATGAGATGCTATTCATCTTAAACCAagcttaaaattataaaataaaaaatgaatttatttttgaaatttatgaaaatttattctttacatctataattaattgttaaaatCGGACTTGTTGACGCGTGGCCTCTAAGCAAATATAGAGTTATTTTCTCTTGGGAGAATGATCCATCTACAAGAGTTTTCTATGAAAATAAGCCATCTATGCTTTTCAAGCTAAGAATGGAAAGAAAACATAACCTAACCTGAAGATCAATCTTACCCACCAATATCACCCTCTTAACTAttagatggaaaaaaaaaaaaaaaaaaaaaaaaaatctatgacAAAATTTTGtggattaagattttttttttttttttttttttttttaaaaccgttttctttaaattaaaagggCAGGATTTTACAACATTAATATTCATCACTTTTAAAtaggagaaaaataataattgctgaaaaatattggattttaataaaaataaaaaatgctgaTATGACaatatcttaattatttatttaaaatcaataattgtgattttaaagtaGTTATAGAATAAAGTACTCCTCAAAATACggtaatttaatttttggtgtCCTCCTTACCCAAATAATAGATTATGGGTTTActctctaaaaaataatgattatggggttattgttaaaaaaataagaaataaaattagggtttagcTCTCCTTGTTGGGTTAGGAATGATTTATCAAATGACTATGACATATAGAGCGCGTTTGgcattgtgatttcgtagactaaaatttgtaattttaaattaaattacaaaaaatgtaTCATTTGTCAAtgcattattttaaaaagttgtgttttaaaaatgtaaaaaatctacattttcaaatcgtaaaaaaatatgatgtttttgaaaaaagcactttttaaaataataactgcgtttttaaaaattgtattttgaaattccacattttaaatttgtaatttttaaatcgcaaatcaAACAAACAGATTTGGTGCAACAAAAATTGAGAAAGCAAATAAACTTTTAATGACGATGACATATATATGATATAGTATGATTTTTTTGTACCATTTCTTCCCTATTAAAGCTCTTATGTTTTATGTGCTTATTTCTCAAGGCAAATGAAATTGAGACATCTTGGCTGCACAACAATTACATAATAATGTTGATGTATTCAATATTTTCAATGTTAGatatatcaatattattatacaattattatataaaaattgtggAAATAACATAACTCAATGAAATGACCAATGAGGCTCCAAtccaatggtttttttttttggctgcttTTCGtacctcaaataaaaaatcagaaaaagaaaagaacatctTCCATCTTAAACATCACGCAGCCACATGGCCATAGTTGACACGACCGTAGGTGATGCCAAAAGAATAAGGATTGTAATTGAACCAGACAGATCAACCAAATATTCCTTCGGACTATGCCTATATTTTTTGCTATTAAAGCTTCCCCCCCGCCCCCGCATTCATCATCCCCAAACTGGTTTACTTCACCCAACTCCTGCGTGTTCCCTAAGGTGCCTTCAAACTGCGGTCTCATCCCCCGTCACAACCGCCACCAAATCTTCGGACCCAAATACCCGCTTGCGGAAGATTCCAGGTAGACCCCCCCGCTACTTCTGCGTGCAACACGTTACACGTCAACATAACACAAAGGACATTTTCGTCATTTAATTTCTaccacatacatatatatatatatatatatatggtctgaGCGTTTGGACCTGAGAAATGGTTAATAGCCGTCACAATTGTTTAATTGCAATTCTGACCAATTATCCTCGTGACTATTTTAATTCCCTGTCACAATTCAAGGAACCATACTAAATGACCATCATGCGTTCAAGATGGGTCACATATCTCTTCCCTCTTGGAAAATgataattcaaattttaaatagaaaaaattatttatttagtcAGTTGCACCAAATTAATTTTGGAGTATCAAAAGTATTTTAAATATTCTTCGATAAGATATATGTTTGAAATGTTCTAAGCCATTAAGTATTATTAAAAACCAATAGATGCATACGTGAATTTATGTTACAACCAATCCCTTACTAACATATGACATGGTTGATAATTCaacttattataaaattataattttatttttaaaatataaaacaaaaaataagatttctttttttttttttttaaaaaaataaaataaaatgaagaagtTATCCTTAACAagttgggggtggccaaattAGGGGCAACCTCTCTTAATAAGGAGTGGCAGACCAATCCTCATTAGTGGGACGACTTGCCTCTCCTCATCCTACTAGAAGCAATTAATCATCTCTTATGAAATGAGGCTATCCTTCGTTATATAGAATAAAGatcttttcaaatttaaatgaaatagatgatatttattttattgttaagatttaaaGTTAGCGTATTTAGCGGTgtaaatattgttatattgtttaattttttttttaaaaaagtatgaaTATTGACATCATAAAATACATACTTTCCATTCTATTTGAAATAATGAGGATCTTAGTCCCACTCCATCACCTGTATGTGAGGAGAGCTCACCCTATGAGATTTTATAAAGGGAAAAAAACGTAAAATTGATCATTGTGGTCAGCTTAATTTACAAAATTGCCCactgtaatataaaaaataaaataaaattaagaagttCCTGTGATAGgagaaaataacaatttactaATTGGAGTCAATTTTTCGTCCACAACTAAACATAATATGTTTGGTTGCCACGCTAGGCCTAATAAAAAcgtgacacgtgtcactttttaataaaaaaaatataaatatataaaactaaaaaaattatttaaaaaaaaaaaagaaaaaaaaaaagggaaatgggGGCTGTCGGTCGGGCAGCCATCCCTTTGGGGTTGGCCGCACACCACCCCCGGAGGTAgccgggggtggctgccaaccagAGGTCAccccttcctttttatttttatatatatatatatatataatttttttttattaaagagtgACACATGTTGTATTTTTACTGGGCTTGAAGTGGCAACTAAACGAATTTTATGAAGTTGTGAACAGAAATCGACTCTAGTGAGTAAATTGTCATTTTTGTTAACCATAgaaatttttgaattattttttataccaatTAGAATAATTTGTAAATTAGACAAACTTTTTTCGTTTTATTAACTAAGATTTTCTTATTTGTGATTTTGCAAAAAAGCAGCTAGCAATTCTCAAAAACACCCTCCACGGCTCGAAGCCTAAACGTGCTTCCCTCCCCCAACGTcagagaaattaaaagaaatataaaaacaaagtacAGTACttactaatttatttcattccgttttatttattattttaatttttgtagagCTTTTGTTGGGCTTTGGAAATGTCTTCTCAGGCGTTCTGacgcttttttatttttcctttcgttctttttatttttctcatctttGACTGGTTGTACTTTTacagactctctctctctttctctctgagACTTCTCTCTCCTCTGTCTCCTCCGTCCCGTTCGTCCAGTAGCGTCCGTGTCCCGCCGGAATTTCTCTCTTATACCCACTCGCAGCCTCAAAACCACCCGTACTCGCCGGGAAACTGCTCTTTTCCAACTCCGGAACCCGTGTTCGCCAGTCCAAGCTAGTCCACGAGGTGAAGGCTGTGCTTGCTTTGACTTTGGAAATGTCAACGGAGGCGCTAGGGCTTTGGCTCCGGAGGAGAGTCGCGGATCTGCGGTGAAGTTGTGTGATGTGAGCGGCGGGGAGTTGATGGTAGTTTACGGACGAGGCAGGGGTTGCCTATGATGACCGGAGCTCCGGCTAGCGATCAGAGAGGGTGGTGGCATTTTGGTAAATCTCTCACATGGAATGGCCGATCTTGTTAGCTACGGGAATGCAGACCGTGACATCGAGCAGGTCTCTCTCCTCTTCTCTGTGTCTCTGTGTGTTAAgcttgaaaaatgttttcttcttctttttggaggccgagttcttttttttttttttttcttcaaaaaaattattgctttgctttaatttttcttatttttcggggggggggggagagagagagaggacgaaTACTTGTTCAGGTAGAGTTTTGTGTGAAACCTGGGATGTCTGTTAGCTACAGCCAAACGGCGTATTACGACTTATTTGgtgtagtttatttttaaaattggaaAGGAGGGACATTTGTGTGCTCAATTCTGAAAGGCTTTGCTAAAATATGACCTGCTGATTTCATTGATGGTGGACTTTGTTTAAGGGGATGTGTACAGTAATGTCATAATCATAACCCTCGTTTCAAGAGGCATTTTGATGTTTCGTCCCGATGTTAGTGTTGTAATGTGCAACCACAGACCAATTTGTTCTTGGCAGGATCTTTGGAcctttaatcatttttttttgggggcaTAATTTGTAGTTCTAGATGGCATATAATGGTTTTCATGTAATTGGAAATGTGGACACTGAGAGTAAGTCTTCTACAAGTGGATTTAGAGAAAACTAGAGAAATCAGCACCTAGAAGGGACGTCAATTGGCTCGATGTTTTGGCAAACTAGAATCCAGAACGGTATATGGCAATATgccactgatttttttttttgattggtaAGTTGCACGTATACACTGTTTGTCTTCAACCACGACCTTGTCCTCCATCCCATTCTTTATGAAGAGTGAGATATCCCTCAAGAATCTTCATATGAAGAGATCTAGCCAGCGGCAGAGTTTGTTTGGGAGTTATGTTGTCCCACATCCGGGGAGGACTAAGATTACGTCTTTGTCTCCACAGTCTTGAATGAGAGACCACAGTGTTTACCATGCTTTTATTTTCCCGCTTGATGCATTCGGTAAACCTTTAGCAAACATCCACTAGCCCATTCAAATATAGGCGCGATCCTtaccccacccaaaaaaaaaaaaaaaggttaaatggTCCTCAGATTCAGACTTCtaattttggaatatttttatttatgtttcttAAGAAAGTTCTTAAATGTTGGAGTATTAACATTTATGTTCCTTAAGAACCAATGAGCTTCAGCTCAAATGGTACttcctccctttgtagcaaggCGGAGGGGGAGGTCGTGGGTTTAAGTCCCCACTAAGCGCGTttaacttaccaataaaaaaaatgttccctaagaaactccattgaatttgtgattaatAATGTTACTTAGACGATGCCATGTGTAGATTATTCTTCTGGTCCTACCATTTTAGTGTACAAAGTTTGCACGCAAATGGTTTCTTTATCATTGTTTTGAACAATCCTTTTACCTCGTGCAGGCATTAATTGCTTTGAAGAAGGGTTCTCCATTGATCAAATATGGTCGTAAGGGAAAGCCTAAGTTTTGTCCATTTAGATTGTCGAATGTAAGTTTATATCTCTAGCCTTTCGTTGAAAATTTTGGTGTTTAGAAAGTTGTTCTAAATTAGAAAGTGCTATGATTTTGACTAAGACACGGACTAAAAtctcttctttgttttcttcaatcTCTTTTTAAAACCACAAGGTTGTCTGTATCTCTGTATCATTATGTAGGGCATCATTAGAAGAATCACTTCACGAAGTAATAGCTTAAAATTGATCACATCTAAAAACACGCAGGGACAAAATTGATGGCAATATGCCACTCAAACTCCGTAAACATCAGACTGTACAATTCTGACTGGAAACTGTGCATTAATCTTATTGAACTTTTCTCTGAAGATTTGGTTAGAGAAAAGTTCATAGAAACTCTATCCAATTGTCTATAAAATATTATGGACTGTGTATCAATTGTCATGCTAAAAATTGAAGTAAAATTGGGCAGAAGTCATAACCTTCTCCTGCAAGTGAATTATGGACTATACCACATTTCAGTTGAAGTGACCCAAATCTTGGTCCAATAGGGTAGTAGTGAATTATGGTTGGTCATTTTGTTTTAGAAATTATAGCAATTGTCTTTTCAAAGATTTCATATACTTCCAAGGCAGCACGACATTGGTGAAGGTTAGTTAACAATGCCCTCAACTGCAATCTATAGTAATCTACATGAgttagaaaatatgaaaacagGTTGAACTCTTGAATCTATATGTAAATTGACTTAAAAGTTATAAGTGGatatatgatttgaaaaaatgtagaCAGTTATAATTTTGATTCGTAAATTCTAGGTTTTCCATAGAGCAGATGGTGTGGCTCACTATGTAAGTTTCCAATAACATCATGCTTCCTATCCCTCAATGACACGATggtgaaatatttaactgagACTTTTCCAATCAACCTTCGTTTAGTTTACCCACAACATATCGCTTGGTCTTATATGTTTCTTGGACATTCTAGTGTCTCTTTGTACTGATAGTTTTATGGATGTTTTAATGGAGCTATCAAGTAATTCTTTGGTTAGCAAAGTTGAAGTTAGCAGTTCCAGGCTAAAATCAGGCTGTTCCTCAGTTGCCACAAAGGACTATTTTCCTTTGTGTTCTTTCTCATTGGTGGCAGTTTGCAGATCAAACAACACTTTAGAGTTGTATCTTGATTGGTTGTGGTTAGTCAATGAAGTTTGTTATGTCCTTTTTGTTACATGTGCGGGTCCATTGGtgagagaaaatatttttgtggTTTATCAGCCATGAATTGGATGAAAAAGTAAAGGGGTACTATGTAGGAAGTTCTCCAATCTTCTGTTCCATATTTGAAGTTTATGCAAATATTTGCGAGTACATTTTCTACTCCAATTTCGGTTGGTTGATGGTCAATGGTCCTAAACCAATAAGTCTCGTCAATTTCTTTATTATCAGATGCAAGTTGGATTAAGTAAAACTTTGCCTCTTCATTGTATGAGGGATTAGATGATTCCCCGAGTTTTAAGTGTCAATTAGTACGTTAACATTTGCAGTTCAATTACTGGATATGTATGTTACTTTATGTTTAACATAATTGTATGTAGAGTATGAATTTTAGTAAATTGCTTCTTtcttagcttttcagatattctGTTCTGATCTTATTGGTGCTAATGTGGAACCCTCTTCTCTGTGCTTGATtaaattccttttattttctacttACCATTGTATTTGAAAATGCAGGATGAATCATCTTTAATTTGGATTTCAGGTAGTGAAGAAAGAAGTTTGAAGTTAGCTTCTGTCTCAAGAATTATTCCTGGACAAAGAACAGTGAGATCTTTGTGTTTCCACTTGATGTCACTCTAATGCTTATTGATGATATTTAACCTATGCTACATGAttaagttagaatattttagtTCTGAAATCTTCCAAATAAACTTCgtctaatttattttctttaaatcacTGCCAGGCTGTTTTTCAAAGGTATCTGTGTCCTGAAAAGGACTATTTATCGTTTTCTCTCATATATAACAACGGAAAGCGGTCCCTTGATCTGGTTGGTGATAGAATTTTGAAGTTCTCTCCTTAACTTCATTTTAATTGTGTTATTAGTTTCTGTTTGCTTTAATTACAATTGTAATATGTTGTTGCTTTTTTTCAGATTTGCAAGGATAAAGTTGAGGCGGAGGTGTGGATTGCAggtatcaaagcattaataccCTCTGGTCAAGGTGGGCGCTCCAAAATTGATGGACGGGGTGATGGAGGCCTCTATCTTGATGTAAATCTTCCTACTTAGAAACTCCTTATGTTTAAGTTTGTTACtgttatgttctttcttttgcaGTATGATTCCATAAACATGAAGAGTATGCCATTGGCATTGGACTAATGTTAAAAGGCTAAAGCATTCTTCCTAAGAATAAATGTATATACATTTTGCTCGAccctttttaataaagaaaagtttttattttttatttttttttgttttagggaGATTTCTGTTCTTCTCATGGTTGTTTATAGTTTGTAACGATAATAATACACGAGTTGTTGTCTTAGGACCggtaaaatttagaaaacttttgttattattttaatggGATGTCATTCGAAGTCTAGTTACTACATTTATGTTGGTATTTAACTTCCATGTGGTTTAGGTAATTTGTTTACGGGTAAATTACactcacccccccccccccccccccccccccccccacaaaaaaaaagaagtaccATTTGTTTTGAGTTACACCTTGGGTCAAATTGAGCCGTTAAGTGTGGATAGAAAACAAGTCACTTGTGTGAGGCAAGTTGCAGTGAGTTAAAGTTTAGAGGTGTGAGTGCAAATGGggtgatattttttatttcttggggggaggggggagagTATAATTTTACCCTATAGGTATTGCTTATATATGACTTTGCGTAACATGAGACTCGTGTTATGGATTCTGTCAACTTTGACTGCCCTATATGACCCTTGTGCAACTTGGAACAAAATGTTAGTTCGTAAGGGCAAGTTGCAGTGAATCAAAATTTAGAAGTATGAGTGCAAATGaggtagtagtttggggggaaaGTGTAATTTACCCCGTTGTTTATTATAtagtaaacaaaaacaaaatgtgATGCATTATGATTGCAGTTAAGTTACctaatatatactatattttccGTTATATGGTCAGCTTCATATCATGTCTTGTGATGAATTGTTTTCAGGACAGTGCAGAGTTAACATCAAATAGTGCGAGTGATAGTTCATTTAGTGCTACTCGAGACATTAGCTCACCTGAGATTTCTGTTACTTTGAACCCAAATACTTCTCCAAAGAGCTTTCAGCCTGATAACTCTGTGCATTCTGAAAGGTCACATGCATCAGAGGAGACAAATATGCAGGTAAAAGGATCTGGTTCAGATGCTTTTCGAGTTAGTGTTTCCAGCGCACCTAGCACTTCCAGTCATGGCTCTGCACCGGATGATTGTGACGCTTTAGGGGATGTATATATATGGGGTGAGGTTATTTGCGATAATGTTGTAAAGGTTGGAGCTGACAGCAGTGCTAATTATTGGACCCCAAGAGTAGATGTACTTCTTCCCAGGTCATTAGAGTCCAATGTAGTTTTGGATGTACATTATATAGCCTGTGGAGTCAGGCATGCCGCCCTTGTTACAAGGCAAGGTGAAATTTTTACCTGGGGTGAAGAGTCTGGAGGACGGCTTGGGCATGGTGTTGGAAAGGATGTTAGTCAACCTCGTCTAGTTGAAACTTTGGCAGCTCTTAGTGTTGATTTTGTGGCCTGTGGGGAGTTCCATACTTGTGCTGTTACAATGGCCGGGGAACTTTATACATGGGGAGATGGTACACATAATGCTGGGCTTCTTGGACATGGCAATGATGTCAGTCATTGGATACCCAAGAGAATCTCTGGTCCTCTTGAGGGACTTCAAGTAGCTTCAGTTACTTGTGGTCCATGGCATACTGCCTTGGTAACATCAACAGGGCGGCTTTTTACCTTTGGTGATGGAACATTTGGTGTCTTGGGCCATGGAGATAGGGAAAGTGTTTGTTACCCAAGAGAAGTAGACTCTCTCTCTGGGTTGAGGACGATTGCTGTTGCATGTGGGGTGTGGCATACTGCTGCTGTGGTGGAGGTAATTATGGCACAGTCTAGTGCAAGTGCTTCATCTGGTAAATTGTTTACTTGGGGTGATGGAGATAAAAATCGTCTTGGTCATGGAGACAAGGAAGCTCGGCTTAAACCTACATGTGTGCCAGCACTTATTGATTACAATTTTCACAAAATTGCTTGTGGACACAGTTTAACTATTGGCCTCACCACATCAGGACAAGTTTTTGCAATGGGGAGTACTGTTTATGGTCAACTTGGGAATCCCCATTCTGATGGAAAGCTACCTTGCTTGGTTGAAGGCAAGCTTGTTGGTGAATCTGTTGAAGAAATTGCATGTGGTGCATATCATGTGGCAGTATTAACTTCCAGGAATGAGGTTTATACATGGGGAAAGGGTGCTAATGGGAGGTTAGGCCAAGGGGATGTTGAAGATCGAAAAACACCGACTCTGGTAGAAGCTTTGAAGGACAGACATGTAAAATATATTGCTTGTGGTTCAAACTACACAGCATCTATTTGTCTTCATAAATGGGTTTCTGGTGCTGAGCAGTCACAGTGCTCTGCTTGTAGACAGGCTTTTGGGTTTACT is a window of Alnus glutinosa chromosome 4, dhAlnGlut1.1, whole genome shotgun sequence DNA encoding:
- the LOC133866647 gene encoding PH, RCC1 and FYVE domains-containing protein 1-like, with product MADLVSYGNADRDIEQALIALKKGSPLIKYGRKGKPKFCPFRLSNDESSLIWISGSEERSLKLASVSRIIPGQRTAVFQRYLCPEKDYLSFSLIYNNGKRSLDLICKDKVEAEVWIAGIKALIPSGQGGRSKIDGRGDGGLYLDDSAELTSNSASDSSFSATRDISSPEISVTLNPNTSPKSFQPDNSVHSERSHASEETNMQVKGSGSDAFRVSVSSAPSTSSHGSAPDDCDALGDVYIWGEVICDNVVKVGADSSANYWTPRVDVLLPRSLESNVVLDVHYIACGVRHAALVTRQGEIFTWGEESGGRLGHGVGKDVSQPRLVETLAALSVDFVACGEFHTCAVTMAGELYTWGDGTHNAGLLGHGNDVSHWIPKRISGPLEGLQVASVTCGPWHTALVTSTGRLFTFGDGTFGVLGHGDRESVCYPREVDSLSGLRTIAVACGVWHTAAVVEVIMAQSSASASSGKLFTWGDGDKNRLGHGDKEARLKPTCVPALIDYNFHKIACGHSLTIGLTTSGQVFAMGSTVYGQLGNPHSDGKLPCLVEGKLVGESVEEIACGAYHVAVLTSRNEVYTWGKGANGRLGQGDVEDRKTPTLVEALKDRHVKYIACGSNYTASICLHKWVSGAEQSQCSACRQAFGFTRKRHNCYNCGLVHCHSCSSRKALRAALAPNPGKPYRVCDSCYAKLNKVSESSSTNRRNAIPRLSGENKDRLDKADIRLSKSVPSNMDLIKQLDSKAAKQGKKADTFSLVRSSQAPSLLQLRDVVLSSAADLRRTVPRPALTPSGVSSRSVSPFSRRPSPPRSATPVPTTSGLSFSKSITDGLKKTNELLNQEVLKLRTQVESLRQRYELQELELQKSAKKAQEAMALAAEESTKSKAAKEVIKSLTAQLKDMAERLPPGVYDPESMRPAYLPNGLETNGIHDPDTHGERHSRSDSSISSYLASTPGIDSVAINGTHGPIPLPRDLSGTNETDIYQQNRGLTNSNGTDENTDIRLSNGGGVQQCISSVSEPVDGRESGPFQDGENGMKSRNSALAGNNNQVEAEWIEQYEPGVYITLVALRDGTRDLKRVRFSRRRFGEHQAETWWSENREKVYERYNVRGSDKSSVSGQAARRSEGAVSPASQP